The following proteins are encoded in a genomic region of Desulfosporosinus youngiae DSM 17734:
- a CDS encoding ABC transporter ATP-binding protein encodes MLNVEQVMKVFNRGTINQKIALDKVNLELLPNDFVTVIGSNGAGKSTLLNAIAGNFPVDSGKISIESADITGLPAHKRADLISRVFQDPLSGTAASMTIEENLIMAFRRGKGRRLRRAIGSKERDLFRMELEKLGLGLENRLTNRVSLLSGGQRQALTLLMATLLKPKLLLLDEHTAALDPKTAEKVLALTAGVTEQQQLTTLMITHNLDHALTFGNRTIMMHEGRVILDIKGQDRTNMTITRLLEMFEKASGSHINSDRMILA; translated from the coding sequence ATGCTAAACGTTGAACAGGTGATGAAAGTTTTCAACCGTGGAACTATCAACCAAAAAATAGCTTTGGATAAGGTTAATTTGGAACTCTTACCCAATGATTTTGTTACGGTCATTGGGAGCAATGGAGCCGGTAAATCCACTCTTTTGAACGCCATTGCAGGAAATTTTCCGGTGGATTCCGGAAAAATCTCCATCGAGAGTGCCGATATCACGGGTCTTCCTGCGCATAAACGAGCAGATTTGATTAGCCGGGTTTTCCAAGACCCTTTATCCGGTACGGCAGCCTCCATGACCATTGAAGAAAATCTTATCATGGCCTTTCGCAGAGGAAAAGGCCGGCGCTTACGCCGCGCCATTGGTTCTAAAGAAAGAGACTTGTTTCGCATGGAACTGGAGAAGCTCGGTTTAGGACTGGAAAACCGCTTAACCAATCGTGTCAGTCTCTTATCAGGGGGACAACGCCAAGCTTTGACCTTGCTTATGGCGACCTTGCTAAAACCTAAGCTGCTGCTGCTTGACGAACACACTGCGGCCCTCGATCCCAAGACGGCTGAAAAGGTCCTGGCATTAACTGCTGGTGTGACAGAACAACAACAACTCACAACCTTGATGATCACCCATAATCTTGACCACGCCCTCACCTTTGGGAATCGGACGATCATGATGCACGAGGGTCGGGTAATTCTCGATATAAAAGGACAAGACCGCACTAACATGACCATAACCCGTTTACTCGAGATGTTCGAGAAAGCCAGCGGGTCCCATAT
- a CDS encoding ABC transporter substrate-binding protein produces MVKKLLAFGLSLILLLSLAGCGAAKSETGSTGNGDQKQVKIGIVQIVEHPALDSAREGFLETLKANGYEKDKNLTLDYQNAQGDQSMLQSITQKFSSTKLDLVLAIATPSAQAMASASTDIPILITAVTDPVEAKLVNSMDKPGKNVTGTTDMNPIKEQFELMKTLVPTVKKVGVIYNAGEVNSQVQVAIAKNVAAELGLEIVEATVTTSADVLQASQSLIGKVNAIYVPTDNMVVSAAQSVVQVSHKNKIPIISGESSVVDKGALATIGINYKNLGKQTGEMALRVLKGEKPQDMPIEAQKDFDTVLNQSAIDLFGITVPEEISKKATFVK; encoded by the coding sequence ATGGTGAAAAAGCTATTGGCATTCGGGTTAAGTTTAATATTGTTGCTCAGTTTAGCAGGATGTGGCGCCGCGAAATCTGAAACCGGCTCAACCGGAAATGGGGATCAAAAACAAGTAAAGATTGGTATCGTTCAAATTGTTGAACACCCTGCCTTAGACAGTGCTCGTGAAGGATTCCTGGAAACACTTAAAGCAAACGGTTATGAAAAAGATAAAAACCTCACACTTGACTATCAAAATGCCCAAGGGGATCAGTCCATGCTCCAATCGATTACCCAAAAATTCTCCTCTACTAAGTTGGATCTTGTTTTAGCCATTGCTACTCCTTCTGCCCAGGCTATGGCAAGTGCCAGCACAGATATCCCTATTTTAATCACCGCTGTCACGGATCCGGTAGAAGCAAAACTTGTGAATAGCATGGATAAACCAGGGAAAAATGTTACAGGTACCACAGATATGAACCCTATTAAAGAACAATTTGAGCTCATGAAGACCTTGGTACCTACCGTAAAAAAAGTCGGAGTTATCTATAACGCAGGAGAAGTAAATTCTCAGGTGCAAGTCGCCATAGCGAAGAACGTTGCCGCTGAGCTTGGCTTAGAGATTGTAGAAGCAACCGTCACCACCAGTGCTGATGTTTTACAAGCCAGCCAATCCTTGATCGGAAAAGTTAATGCAATCTATGTTCCCACTGATAACATGGTGGTTTCTGCCGCTCAATCAGTTGTGCAGGTCTCACACAAGAACAAAATCCCCATTATCTCCGGGGAGAGCAGCGTTGTTGATAAAGGCGCTTTAGCAACAATCGGCATCAACTATAAAAATTTAGGAAAACAAACCGGTGAAATGGCGCTTCGGGTCCTCAAGGGGGAGAAGCCGCAAGATATGCCAATTGAAGCACAAAAGGACTTTGATACGGTGCTCAATCAATCAGCCATTGATTTGTTTGGCATAACGGTACCTGAGGAAATCTCGAAAAAGGCCACTTTTGTTAAATAA
- a CDS encoding ABC transporter permease produces the protein MFAKIALGTMEQGLMYAIMVLGVYLTFRILDYADLSVDGSFTLGAATAAMMIVKGTDPWLATGMAFIAGTLAGLFTGILHTKFKITPLLSGILTMTALWSVNLRVMGKANISLLGSRTIFSDFSKLPFMEEYGILVLSLISVVFLGTVIYLFLQTELGLALRATGDNELMIRSLGVNTDFMKILGLSLSNGLVAFSGSYVAQNMQFADASMGVGMIVAGLASVIIGEVLIGTSSIGRTIIAVICGGIIYRAIIALVLQLGLAPTDLKLITSFIVIIALVSTSFRKKLASLIEGRQGKEAH, from the coding sequence ATGTTCGCTAAAATAGCCCTCGGTACAATGGAGCAGGGTTTAATGTATGCTATCATGGTTTTAGGTGTCTATCTGACGTTTCGGATTCTCGATTATGCGGACTTGTCTGTGGATGGGAGTTTTACGCTCGGTGCAGCTACTGCAGCGATGATGATCGTTAAAGGGACTGACCCATGGTTGGCCACTGGAATGGCGTTTATTGCCGGGACCCTCGCCGGGTTATTTACGGGAATACTTCATACCAAGTTTAAAATCACCCCTTTACTCTCAGGAATTTTAACCATGACTGCACTCTGGTCTGTTAATCTGCGAGTGATGGGTAAAGCTAATATTTCCCTCCTTGGATCACGAACCATCTTCTCCGACTTTTCTAAGCTGCCATTCATGGAAGAGTACGGTATCTTGGTGCTCAGCTTGATTTCTGTGGTATTCCTGGGGACTGTCATTTATTTATTCCTGCAGACTGAATTGGGACTTGCCTTACGGGCTACAGGGGATAACGAACTAATGATTCGAAGCCTTGGGGTGAACACCGATTTTATGAAGATCCTTGGACTTAGTCTATCTAATGGATTAGTCGCCTTTTCCGGAAGCTATGTAGCTCAGAATATGCAGTTTGCTGATGCCAGCATGGGGGTAGGGATGATCGTTGCCGGATTAGCATCCGTAATTATCGGGGAAGTGTTGATAGGAACCTCTTCGATTGGCCGGACCATCATTGCTGTAATCTGCGGCGGCATTATTTATCGCGCGATCATTGCGCTCGTCTTGCAGTTAGGCTTAGCACCGACCGATTTGAAATTAATCACATCGTTCATCGTTATCATTGCCTTAGTTTCTACAAGCTTCCGAAAAAAGCTTGCGTCTCTGATTGAAGGCCGGCAAGGAAAGGAGGCTCATTAA